In Sulfurimonas hongkongensis, the following proteins share a genomic window:
- the nrfD gene encoding NrfD/PsrC family molybdoenzyme membrane anchor subunit — protein MAAHEILAATNAVVTLDAAIPGIVWPWLVTVNMWAKSIGTGVIFMLFLLIRQYPDQVKGLRFPTTVVALIFIHIFLLFTLADLHQPFRMWHIFFYPHLSSAITVGAWMATIFVGLLFLLAFVSFIKKDDALFDKILTWVVILAIPVTLYTAALMSQCTARELWQMPTESAQMMLAALLAGSAFMILLGGNKLNYEAKQTLGVVLGLSALMSFILYMSEYVFGPMKAEEVAFVLEYIKGDGPYTVMFWLGQWITYLLPMLLIILSRASKSENILKLAAILALVGLWLVKHVWLTIPQLLPMS, from the coding sequence ATGGCGGCACATGAAATTTTAGCAGCAACGAATGCTGTGGTTACTTTAGATGCGGCAATTCCTGGAATTGTTTGGCCTTGGTTGGTTACAGTTAATATGTGGGCGAAGAGTATTGGTACTGGTGTTATCTTTATGTTGTTTTTGCTTATTAGGCAGTATCCAGATCAAGTAAAGGGTCTAAGATTTCCTACAACAGTAGTAGCTCTTATCTTTATCCATATCTTTTTACTTTTTACTCTAGCGGATCTGCATCAACCATTTAGAATGTGGCATATTTTCTTCTATCCTCATCTCTCTTCAGCAATTACTGTCGGAGCTTGGATGGCTACAATATTTGTAGGTTTACTATTTCTTCTTGCATTTGTTAGCTTTATCAAAAAAGATGATGCACTCTTTGATAAAATACTAACTTGGGTGGTGATTTTAGCAATCCCTGTTACACTCTATACAGCAGCTCTTATGTCACAATGTACGGCTCGTGAATTGTGGCAGATGCCAACAGAATCAGCTCAAATGATGCTTGCAGCACTTCTGGCTGGTTCAGCATTTATGATTCTACTAGGTGGCAACAAACTAAACTATGAAGCTAAACAGACTCTAGGCGTAGTCTTAGGTCTAAGTGCTTTAATGTCTTTTATCTTATATATGTCAGAGTATGTTTTTGGTCCTATGAAAGCTGAAGAAGTAGCTTTTGTTTTAGAATACATCAAAGGTGATGGACCATATACAGTGATGTTTTGGCTAGGACAATGGATAACATATCTTTTACCAATGTTGCTTATTATTTTAAGTAGAGCTTCAAAGAGCGAAAATATTTTAAAACTTGCAGCGATTTTAGCGCTTGTAGGTCTGTGGCTAGTTAAACATGTCTGGTTAACTATTCCACAATTATTACCAATGAGTTAG
- a CDS encoding redoxin family protein: MTKSINIKQKLKKYIKEIALFIIIMTVIANLLSLYKSMDLNKQRLQEMSITLLDNTSYSHPKDKPILIHFWATWCPTCKIEASNIQSISQKYEVLSVAVNSGSDEKIKEYMSKNSFDFKVYNDESGFFAKEFKIAAYPTTFIYDKDRNLIFSEVGFTSTLGLYFRMWVADKF, encoded by the coding sequence ATGACAAAAAGTATAAACATTAAACAAAAGCTAAAAAAGTATATAAAAGAGATAGCTCTTTTTATAATTATTATGACAGTGATCGCAAATCTCCTTAGTCTATATAAAAGTATGGATTTAAACAAACAAAGGCTCCAAGAGATGAGCATCACTCTCTTAGATAATACAAGCTATTCACACCCAAAAGACAAACCTATTTTAATTCATTTTTGGGCCACTTGGTGCCCAACTTGTAAGATAGAGGCATCAAATATACAGAGCATCTCACAAAAGTATGAAGTGCTAAGTGTTGCTGTAAACTCTGGCAGTGATGAGAAGATAAAAGAGTATATGAGTAAAAATAGTTTTGATTTTAAAGTCTATAATGATGAGAGTGGTTTTTTTGCAAAAGAGTTTAAGATTGCGGCTTATCCAACTACTTTTATATATGACAAAGACAGAAATCTAATCTTTAGTGAGGTTGGTTTTACAAGCACTTTAGGTTTATACTTTAGAATGTGGGTAGCAGATAAGTTTTAA
- a CDS encoding 4Fe-4S dicluster domain-containing protein → MQLGFLVDLHLCMGCKGCEIACKVENEVPLSTWRLRVKYVDVGTFPETKRTFTPLRCNHCENAPCVRICPVSALHYLENGIVNIDKERCIGCAGCVMACPYGAIYIDPQTQTADKCTYCAHRVASSMMPSCVVACPVQANIFGDLDDPTSNISKYIQKNQSNVQVRKPEKGTNPHHFYVNGGNVSLNPLASKRVDGHSLFNKITTLPVGGAH, encoded by the coding sequence ATGCAATTAGGTTTCCTAGTTGATTTACATCTGTGTATGGGATGTAAAGGGTGCGAGATCGCATGTAAAGTGGAAAATGAAGTGCCACTTAGTACATGGAGACTTCGTGTTAAGTATGTAGATGTGGGAACTTTCCCAGAGACAAAAAGAACTTTTACCCCTCTTAGATGTAATCACTGTGAGAATGCACCTTGTGTGAGAATCTGTCCCGTGAGTGCTCTACATTATTTAGAAAATGGTATTGTTAACATTGATAAAGAACGCTGTATAGGTTGTGCAGGCTGTGTTATGGCTTGTCCTTATGGTGCGATATATATCGACCCTCAAACACAAACTGCAGATAAGTGTACTTATTGTGCTCACCGCGTTGCATCTTCAATGATGCCATCTTGTGTTGTTGCTTGTCCAGTTCAGGCAAATATTTTTGGTGACTTGGATGATCCAACATCAAATATCTCTAAATATATCCAAAAAAATCAAAGTAATGTTCAGGTTAGAAAACCAGAAAAAGGTACAAACCCTCATCACTTCTATGTAAATGGTGGTAATGTTAGCTTAAATCCTCTTGCTTCAAAAAGAGTAGATGGTCACTCACTGTTTAACAAGATAACTACACTTCCAGTAGGAGGAGCACACTAA
- a CDS encoding nitrous oxide reductase accessory protein NosL: protein MRKIYATLVIALLFAGCTIDKEPHVKSTMFQSVSPAEATLTQSGKNKEFCVRCGMNLIMYYKTSHAAEDEKHHYQYCSIHCLEEHLGEGVTLKNPKVVDVDSLKFIPVGDAYYVVGSNVRGTMTRVSKYAFLNRSMAKEFQAKYGGEIMSFKGALEVAKKDFKR, encoded by the coding sequence ATGAGAAAAATATATGCAACTTTAGTTATAGCTCTGCTTTTTGCTGGATGTACTATAGATAAAGAGCCACATGTAAAGTCAACTATGTTTCAGTCGGTCTCACCAGCAGAAGCCACTCTAACTCAAAGTGGCAAGAACAAAGAGTTTTGTGTGAGATGCGGTATGAACTTGATAATGTACTATAAGACTAGCCATGCAGCCGAGGATGAAAAACACCACTATCAATACTGCTCGATTCACTGCCTAGAAGAGCATTTGGGAGAGGGGGTAACTCTTAAAAATCCTAAAGTTGTTGATGTTGACTCACTAAAATTTATCCCAGTTGGTGATGCTTACTATGTAGTTGGAAGTAACGTAAGAGGAACGATGACTAGAGTTAGTAAGTATGCTTTTTTAAATAGGTCTATGGCTAAAGAGTTTCAAGCTAAGTATGGTGGAGAGATTATGAGTTTTAAAGGGGCACTTGAAGTTGCAAAAAAAGACTTTAAGCGTTAA
- a CDS encoding gamma carbonic anhydrase family protein, with product MTYKFRNISPTIGKNTWIAPSADVIGDVTFGQDCSIWFSTIIRGDVHFIKIGDRVSVQDLSMIHVTHYKKDDKSDGHPTIVGDDVTIGHRVMLHGCTIENACLIGMGATILDGAVIGRESIVGADALVTKNKVFPPRSLIMGSPAKVVRELSEEEVKELYASAKRYVSFKNEYQNQ from the coding sequence ATGACTTATAAATTTAGAAATATTTCACCAACTATTGGTAAAAACACTTGGATAGCTCCATCAGCTGATGTTATTGGCGATGTAACTTTTGGGCAAGATTGCTCCATCTGGTTTTCAACCATCATTAGAGGAGATGTGCATTTCATTAAAATTGGCGATAGAGTTAGCGTTCAAGACTTAAGCATGATTCATGTCACTCACTACAAAAAAGATGATAAAAGTGATGGTCATCCTACTATTGTAGGCGATGATGTAACCATAGGTCACCGAGTTATGCTTCATGGATGCACCATAGAAAATGCTTGTCTTATAGGGATGGGCGCTACTATTTTAGATGGAGCTGTTATTGGCAGGGAGAGCATTGTAGGAGCTGATGCTCTTGTGACAAAAAACAAAGTTTTCCCACCTCGCTCTCTTATTATGGGAAGCCCTGCAAAAGTTGTCAGAGAACTAAGTGAAGAAGAGGTAAAAGAGCTCTATGCATCTGCTAAGAGATATGTAAGTTTTAAAAATGAGTACCAGAACCAGTAG
- a CDS encoding trimeric intracellular cation channel family protein, with the protein MPEFFILADIIGIMAFSISGFLIAIKNKLDMLGILIASALTALGGGIIRDAILGSTPFAFSSLYPAITLFLSLFGAFIFKLYNKPSLEQKWIFVVSDTIGLVAFSITGAILAINAEYNFFGIMILSFITAMGGGVTRDVMINQVPTVLISDFYGSIAVIVALLLALLETLGTLNALSISSVAIFSILLRLIAFKRGWQLPKFNA; encoded by the coding sequence ATGCCAGAGTTTTTTATACTTGCCGATATCATCGGCATTATGGCTTTTAGCATCAGTGGTTTTCTTATAGCTATAAAAAACAAACTTGATATGTTAGGGATACTTATAGCCTCAGCCTTAACAGCACTAGGAGGTGGAATCATACGAGATGCAATTCTGGGCTCAACTCCTTTTGCTTTTAGTTCTTTGTATCCGGCCATCACCCTATTTTTGAGTCTTTTTGGAGCTTTTATTTTTAAACTTTACAATAAGCCATCACTGGAACAAAAGTGGATTTTTGTGGTGAGTGACACTATAGGGCTTGTCGCCTTTAGTATAACAGGGGCGATTTTGGCAATAAATGCCGAATATAATTTTTTTGGTATTATGATATTGAGTTTTATAACTGCCATGGGCGGTGGAGTTACAAGAGATGTTATGATAAACCAAGTTCCAACGGTTCTTATAAGTGACTTTTATGGCTCTATTGCAGTCATAGTAGCACTACTTTTAGCACTTCTAGAAACACTTGGAACATTAAATGCACTAAGTATTTCAAGTGTGGCAATATTCTCTATACTACTAAGACTTATAGCCTTTAAACGAGGCTGGCAACTGCCTAAATTTAACGCTTAA
- a CDS encoding molybdopterin-dependent oxidoreductase, with protein sequence MYLQSRRTFLKGAAFTVAGAVIAKGVFTTDAQAESVKDSKFTNTPDSLSFYPPMEEWADFKELDGNDWKRGGIDRHGVRSADNPEGIEVNDYMIVPTACSNCEASCGLTAWIDKKTFTVKKYMGNPLHAGSRGRNCAKGYASQSQMYDPDRIAFPLKRAPGSARGEGKWVRTTWDEAMTAIGKKMGDTLRVGDELSKKTVMFHVGRPNENGFTGKVWHTLGCDAFNSHTNICSANARTGIIQFANDDRPSPDWANAKLIFLNSSHAADAGHYFQQSASFIADARAKGAKLVVMDPRLSNSAGMADLWISAWPGTEPAIYLYLAQRVLSEGKVDKEFVKKWINWEVFLDNKQYLEYMVSKGYISKVPSGDGFEDFLEVLKETYAPFTLEYASKETRVPAHKIEELYDMFIWAGTSVSSYYWRASSAGNRGGWTAGRTGYFSLALRGAIGPEGGTFFHHWHVISVAGKGGSATIGQGKRGADIPKVDVYNELSWPPEWPLASYELSFLLPHLLSDKEWQQKWIDRGLNVPQKLAVWIPRMYNPVWINPDGFRWIETIKDEKKMELTFNLSPVWSETNWYVDYILPVGLAGERHDQHSEATMPARWTSFRQPVMRVALEKMGWKPKNPNRATLEAHIKAGLGEVWEENEFWFDLCVNYVDPKGDIFLDDAKTKSIKSMWESKKTPGTPVTIAEWYDAAFGDNLPNLKATATSDSRYKNAEFPIYEYMRDHGTWLEENHIYSPQEREVIDDGENYISHGHKYDKNDVTIDERTGVMTADSHGKKKSIGIEIDGKKMEGFATIDKKLDFFCEWLADDWKWPEYAIPFYPRSEEEKKEMVHIVSHVNHMYMTEENSYALNTVFRLPYNIHTRSANSKHLMEISQNHDPVWISTPDAARQGFKRGDAIRVRITDSVTGLESGYFVAMAVPTEGVLPGTLACSHHGGRWKLVNSVTIPNGVSAGKVNSQPVKRDMNDPAFMAHSPENAGRDGGQIKIEDYDGTGGLNSFGVPTAELQMDGKIGKLKYVEGIKPFHAARFADYNRDSGNIWWDGLSGSWQNAVAAAHPDPISGMHCWHQKVILEPAQSGDKIGDIYVNYENNFKIYKGWRDDLTRGLDANDKLRRPKHIKRPWVPLSDKAYEVNLKS encoded by the coding sequence ATGTATTTACAAAGTAGAAGAACATTTTTAAAAGGCGCCGCATTCACTGTTGCTGGTGCTGTTATTGCTAAGGGCGTATTTACAACAGACGCACAAGCTGAGTCTGTTAAAGATAGCAAATTTACAAATACTCCAGATTCACTGTCATTCTATCCTCCGATGGAGGAGTGGGCTGACTTTAAAGAGCTTGATGGCAATGATTGGAAAAGAGGCGGGATTGATCGTCATGGTGTAAGAAGTGCGGATAATCCAGAGGGTATAGAAGTAAACGACTATATGATAGTTCCAACTGCATGTTCTAACTGTGAGGCTTCTTGTGGTTTAACTGCATGGATAGACAAGAAAACTTTTACAGTTAAGAAGTATATGGGTAATCCTCTTCATGCTGGGTCTCGCGGAAGAAACTGTGCAAAAGGTTACGCATCGCAAAGCCAAATGTATGATCCAGACCGTATCGCATTTCCACTTAAGCGTGCTCCTGGTTCTGCTCGTGGGGAAGGTAAATGGGTCCGTACAACTTGGGATGAGGCAATGACTGCCATTGGTAAAAAAATGGGCGATACTCTTAGAGTTGGTGATGAGTTATCTAAAAAAACTGTAATGTTTCATGTTGGTCGTCCAAATGAAAATGGCTTTACTGGTAAGGTTTGGCATACACTAGGCTGTGACGCATTTAACTCACACACTAATATCTGTTCAGCAAACGCTCGTACAGGAATCATACAGTTTGCAAACGATGATAGACCATCTCCAGACTGGGCAAATGCAAAACTTATCTTCTTAAATTCATCTCATGCTGCTGATGCTGGACACTACTTTCAACAATCAGCCTCTTTTATTGCAGATGCAAGAGCAAAAGGTGCTAAGCTCGTAGTTATGGATCCGCGCCTATCTAACTCTGCTGGTATGGCAGATTTGTGGATATCTGCGTGGCCTGGAACTGAACCAGCTATATATCTATACTTAGCTCAAAGAGTATTAAGTGAAGGCAAAGTTGATAAAGAGTTTGTTAAAAAGTGGATAAATTGGGAAGTGTTCTTAGACAATAAACAATACTTAGAGTATATGGTTAGCAAAGGCTATATATCTAAAGTTCCTAGTGGAGATGGGTTTGAAGATTTTTTAGAAGTTTTAAAAGAGACTTATGCTCCATTTACACTTGAGTATGCATCTAAAGAGACTCGTGTTCCTGCTCATAAGATTGAAGAGTTATATGATATGTTTATTTGGGCTGGAACTTCTGTGTCTTCATACTACTGGAGAGCTTCATCTGCGGGTAATCGTGGTGGATGGACAGCAGGAAGAACTGGTTACTTCTCACTTGCACTTCGCGGTGCGATTGGACCTGAGGGTGGTACATTTTTCCATCACTGGCATGTTATTTCAGTTGCTGGAAAAGGTGGAAGTGCTACTATCGGTCAAGGAAAAAGAGGTGCTGATATTCCAAAAGTAGATGTTTACAATGAGCTTTCTTGGCCACCTGAATGGCCTCTTGCTTCTTATGAGCTGTCATTTTTACTACCACATCTTCTCTCAGATAAAGAGTGGCAACAAAAGTGGATAGATAGAGGCCTTAATGTTCCTCAAAAATTAGCTGTTTGGATCCCTCGTATGTATAACCCAGTTTGGATAAATCCAGATGGTTTTAGATGGATAGAGACTATTAAAGATGAAAAGAAGATGGAGCTAACATTTAACCTATCTCCTGTATGGTCTGAGACTAACTGGTATGTCGATTATATCTTGCCTGTCGGTCTTGCTGGTGAGAGACATGACCAACACTCTGAGGCTACAATGCCAGCTCGCTGGACATCATTTCGTCAACCTGTTATGCGCGTAGCACTAGAGAAGATGGGATGGAAGCCTAAAAATCCAAATCGTGCTACTCTAGAAGCTCATATAAAAGCAGGTCTTGGGGAAGTTTGGGAAGAGAATGAATTTTGGTTTGATCTGTGTGTAAACTATGTAGATCCAAAAGGCGATATCTTCTTAGATGATGCTAAGACTAAGTCGATTAAATCTATGTGGGAGTCTAAGAAAACTCCAGGAACTCCTGTTACTATCGCAGAGTGGTATGATGCAGCATTTGGTGATAACTTACCAAATCTCAAAGCTACTGCGACGTCAGACTCAAGATATAAAAATGCAGAGTTTCCAATCTATGAGTATATGAGAGACCATGGTACTTGGCTGGAAGAAAACCATATCTACTCACCTCAAGAGAGAGAAGTTATAGATGATGGAGAGAACTATATCTCACATGGTCATAAGTATGATAAAAATGATGTAACCATAGATGAAAGAACTGGTGTTATGACGGCTGATAGCCATGGCAAGAAGAAGTCTATAGGTATTGAGATTGATGGTAAAAAGATGGAAGGTTTTGCTACTATAGATAAAAAACTTGACTTCTTTTGTGAGTGGCTTGCGGATGATTGGAAGTGGCCAGAGTATGCTATACCTTTTTATCCAAGAAGTGAAGAGGAGAAAAAGGAGATGGTTCATATCGTATCGCATGTAAATCATATGTATATGACTGAAGAGAATTCGTATGCACTAAATACTGTATTTAGACTTCCTTACAACATTCATACCCGTTCAGCTAACTCGAAACATCTTATGGAGATTTCACAAAACCATGACCCTGTTTGGATCTCAACCCCAGATGCAGCTCGTCAAGGATTTAAACGTGGAGATGCTATTCGTGTAAGGATTACAGATAGTGTTACAGGTTTAGAGTCTGGTTACTTTGTAGCTATGGCAGTTCCTACTGAGGGAGTACTCCCTGGTACACTAGCGTGTTCACATCATGGTGGTAGATGGAAACTTGTAAATTCAGTCACAATTCCAAATGGAGTAAGTGCTGGTAAAGTTAATTCACAGCCAGTAAAAAGAGATATGAATGACCCTGCTTTTATGGCACACTCTCCTGAGAATGCAGGTAGAGATGGTGGTCAAATTAAGATTGAAGACTATGATGGAACAGGTGGACTCAATAGCTTTGGTGTTCCAACTGCTGAGCTTCAAATGGATGGTAAAATAGGAAAGCTAAAGTATGTAGAGGGTATTAAACCTTTTCATGCCGCTAGATTTGCTGATTATAACCGTGATAGTGGTAATATCTGGTGGGATGGACTAAGTGGTTCATGGCAAAATGCTGTAGCTGCTGCTCATCCAGATCCAATATCTGGAATGCACTGTTGGCATCAAAAAGTTATCTTAGAACCTGCTCAAAGTGGCGATAAGATAGGTGATATTTATGTAAACTATGAAAACAACTTTAAGATTTACAAAGGGTGGAGAGATGATCTTACTCGTGGACTAGATGCAAACGATAAATTGCGCCGTCCAAAACATATAAAACGCCCATGGGTACCACTTTCAGACAAGGCTTATGAGGTAAACCTAAAGAGCTAA